A window from Malania oleifera isolate guangnan ecotype guangnan chromosome 7, ASM2987363v1, whole genome shotgun sequence encodes these proteins:
- the LOC131160942 gene encoding uncharacterized protein LOC131160942, whose product MAPAELKEVKEQLQELLDKGFIRLSVSPWGHSGLFEYRSVVRVSLAEGEAEDVLKTAFRTQYGNYEFLVAFLGHVVSKEGISVDLGKVEEVVDWVRPRNAQEVCSFLGLAEYYRWFVEGFSKLSGPLTQLTRKGSRFHTKLCVPEDTKIKRMILKEAHRSLYIVHLGSTKMYGDLRESFWWSNMKREVAEFVGQCRTCQQVKAEHQRPAGPLQPFDIPKWKWEHISIDFITRVAPMKGVTRFGRNGKLSPGYTGPFEILERIGPFSYRVAIPPTLSRVHDVFHVSVLRKYVPDPLHVISYESLEISEALAYGEVLVQILDQKVRRLRTKEIPLVKVLWRNHVVEETSWELEAGIRQKYPQLFRDVQS is encoded by the exons atggctccagctgagttgAAAGAggtaaaggagcagttgcaagaacttTTGGACAAGGGGTTCATCAGGTTGAGCGTGTCACCCTGGG ggcacTCAGGTCTTTTCGAATATCGATCTGTAGTCCGGGTATCACTGGCTGAAGGTGAAGCAGAGGATGTattgaagactgctttccgaacccaGTATGGCaattacgagtttttg gttgcatttctagggcacgtggtGTCCAAGGAGGGGATTTCAGTTGACCTAGGTAAAGTTGAGGAGGTAGTTGACTGGGTGAGACCAAGGAATGCGCAAGAGGTTTgtagtttcttgggtctggctgAGTATTATCGTTGGTTCGTCGAGGGCTTTTCTAAGCTGTCGGGCCCTTTGACGCAGCTTACTAGGAAAGGTAGCAG attccACACCAAACTGTGTGTACCAGAAGACACAaagataaagaggatgattctgAAGGAGGCTCATCGTTCTCTCTATATTGTTCATCTAGGAAGCACGAAAATGTATGGAGATCTGcgagaatcgttctggtggagtaatatgaagagggaAGTGGCCGAGTTTGTTGGGCAATGTcggacatgtcagcaggtgaaggctgagcatcaaagaccagCAGGACCACTACAGCCgtttgacattcccaagtggaagtgggaacacatctcGATAGATTTTATTACGAG GGTTGCTCCTATGAAAGGAGTGACGAGGTTCGGGAGGAATGGCAAGTTGAGTCCTGGGTACACTGGGCCGTTCGAGATCTTAGAGAGGATAGGTCCATTTTCTTATCGGGTAGCCATACCCCCGACCTTATCTAGGgtgcatgatgtgtttcacgtgtcggtgctgaggaagtacgtgccagATCCATtgcacgtgatcagttatgagtcctTAGAGATCAGTGAAGCACTAGCTTATGGTGAGGTactagttcagattttggatcagaAGGTACGGAggctgcgtaccaaggagataccattggTAAAGGTGCTATGGCGTAACCACGTGGTTGAGGagacttcttgggaattagaggccgggatacgtcagaagtatcctcaacTATTTAGAGATGTTCAAAGTTAG